A single Streptomyces sp. Edi2 DNA region contains:
- the mca gene encoding mycothiol conjugate amidase Mca yields the protein MTEQLRLMAVHAHPDDESSKGAATMAKYVSEGVDVLVATCTGGERGSILNPKLQGDPYIEEHIHEVRKKEMDEAREILGVKQEWLGFVDSGLPEGDPLPPLPDGCFALQDVDEAAGQLVKLIREFKPQVITTYDENGGYPHPDHIMTHKITMVAFEAAGDPEKYPEAGEPWQPQKLYYNQGFNKPRTIALHEALLERGMDSPYGEWLERWKQFERRERTLTTYVPCADYFEIRDKALIAHATQIDPDGGWFRVPMDIQREVWPTEEYELAKSRVDTSLPEDDLFAGIRNN from the coding sequence TTGACTGAGCAGCTGCGATTGATGGCGGTCCACGCCCACCCCGACGACGAGTCGAGCAAGGGTGCGGCCACGATGGCCAAGTACGTGTCCGAGGGGGTGGACGTGCTGGTCGCCACCTGCACAGGCGGTGAGCGAGGTTCCATCCTCAACCCCAAACTCCAGGGAGACCCGTACATCGAGGAGCACATCCACGAAGTACGGAAGAAGGAAATGGACGAGGCCCGGGAGATCCTGGGCGTCAAGCAGGAGTGGCTCGGCTTTGTCGACTCCGGGCTGCCCGAGGGCGACCCGCTGCCGCCGCTGCCCGACGGCTGCTTCGCACTGCAGGACGTCGACGAGGCGGCCGGGCAGTTGGTCAAGTTGATCCGGGAGTTCAAGCCGCAGGTCATCACGACCTACGACGAGAACGGCGGCTATCCGCACCCGGACCACATCATGACCCACAAGATCACGATGGTGGCCTTCGAGGCAGCCGGTGACCCGGAGAAGTACCCGGAGGCCGGCGAGCCCTGGCAGCCCCAGAAGCTCTACTACAACCAGGGCTTCAACAAGCCGCGCACCATCGCGCTGCACGAGGCGCTGCTGGAGCGCGGCATGGATTCGCCGTACGGCGAGTGGCTGGAGCGCTGGAAGCAGTTCGAGCGGCGGGAACGCACGCTGACCACGTACGTTCCGTGCGCCGACTACTTCGAGATCCGTGACAAGGCGCTGATCGCCCACGCCACCCAGATCGACCCCGACGGTGGTTGGTTCCGGGTGCCGATGGACATCCAGCGCGAGGTCTGGCCGACGGAGGAGTACGAGCTCGCGAAGTCCCGGGTGGACACTTCCCTCCCCGAGGACGACCTCTTCGCGGGCATCCGCAACAATTGA
- a CDS encoding tetratricopeptide repeat protein: MPGSLAVLRDGHRAEAEALLTRAVEEEVRRSGGRLDGDTLLGRARAALEDLAGSAAEEYTAYVRALDEAAAGRPSLSRRLSRKELGTPAVATAVAAVAALGTDLAYGTGAGPALGVGAAVVVAGAAATVLKLTAGHWPAAHREAGMRDRPGGAQQLRLQWLTALEVRGIRPFLDQQRMLTAAAHGGSAATPVASKSGRGPKLRGADRSAAARQRSLLEHSFSQLPHPDGPFAGRRAELTQIAQWVHAARASTETKPTVVILHGEPGSGRTALAVRAAHQLRDQFRGACVVDLRSDTPGEVPLPTRDALLHLLNRLGAPREQLLFRERPSQEQHVKRLTDLYHQHLTGLPVTVLLDDAADPAQVRTLVPERSDSLVLVTSRAPLELPGDIEAWVHHLPVGALDATGTEELLRASATAGDDAPGETVPYDAQAIDEISALCAGLPLALRVAGSALESRTATALATDLAAYAPASPVERALWLRYADQSETARRLLRRLALVGRASLGAAASAALLGVEQAEAERELTTLARAGLIEHVRGRRYRLHALVHRFAHDRLMDEEEPGERGAAQERLIRGYAELADSVIRLVDGRTSTRADRFGSHGFTSLDAALQWLDDETSFITAALRHADQGVDQAAVSHLLGALADYCLLRGDLYRLGELSELTRAVGQGLLVRSVQWRTGVAARQLGELDKARTTLSSVVDLYFEAQHPAGAARALRDLGITLQQQGNLAEAAAKLREALQLQSGADMHGDRAWTLHALAAVERDRAQLADALAMLREALELHEESESIHGQAWAHFQLGQVHLRRGDVPAAETALQAAMGLYGRTHDERGEAWAMTQLARARLVDGEPGPAVDQLRQALPLHHQHEDARGEAWTMYYLGQALEERGEHDAALRQLERSRTMFSRMQDGYGLACARHHSGRVTRDLRAEQTGSLRNSGFARQLLQDARKDFQRIGVPHGEAWSCLELLIIDAGNGRAAQALELADEAAGLFAGYGDRRGEDWARFLRCTLLPLASPGGSVVGAAVAQEELAQLIREKHAARDSKLEDCAEAFALLLDRGVEPETGWQAWRLGMVPNRHAREVMGVPVGPAAAE, encoded by the coding sequence ATGCCGGGCTCACTGGCTGTGCTGCGCGACGGCCACCGGGCGGAAGCGGAAGCGCTGTTGACCAGGGCGGTCGAGGAGGAGGTACGGCGCTCGGGCGGGCGGCTCGACGGGGACACGCTGCTCGGCCGGGCGCGGGCGGCGCTGGAGGATCTGGCGGGCAGCGCCGCCGAGGAGTACACCGCGTATGTCCGGGCGCTGGACGAGGCCGCCGCCGGCCGGCCGTCGCTGTCCCGGCGGCTGTCGCGCAAGGAGCTGGGCACCCCCGCGGTGGCGACCGCCGTGGCGGCGGTGGCGGCGTTAGGTACGGACCTTGCGTACGGCACGGGCGCGGGGCCGGCGCTGGGTGTGGGGGCCGCCGTGGTGGTGGCGGGCGCGGCCGCCACGGTCCTGAAGCTGACCGCGGGCCACTGGCCGGCTGCGCACCGCGAGGCCGGGATGCGCGACCGGCCCGGCGGTGCGCAGCAGCTGCGGCTGCAGTGGCTGACAGCGCTGGAGGTGCGCGGCATCCGGCCGTTCCTGGATCAGCAGCGGATGCTGACGGCGGCCGCCCATGGCGGTTCGGCCGCCACGCCCGTCGCCTCGAAGAGCGGCCGCGGGCCGAAGCTGCGCGGCGCGGACCGCAGCGCCGCGGCCCGGCAGCGGTCCCTGCTGGAGCACTCCTTCTCCCAACTTCCGCATCCGGACGGCCCGTTCGCCGGACGGCGGGCGGAGCTGACACAGATCGCGCAGTGGGTGCACGCGGCCCGCGCGAGCACGGAGACCAAGCCGACGGTGGTGATACTCCACGGCGAGCCGGGCTCGGGGCGTACGGCGCTGGCGGTGCGGGCCGCACATCAGCTGCGCGATCAGTTCCGCGGCGCCTGTGTGGTGGACCTGCGCAGCGACACCCCCGGGGAGGTGCCGCTCCCGACCCGGGACGCGCTGCTGCATCTGCTCAACCGGCTGGGCGCACCCCGCGAGCAACTGCTGTTCCGCGAGCGCCCGTCCCAGGAGCAGCACGTCAAACGGCTCACCGATCTCTACCACCAGCATCTGACGGGCCTTCCGGTGACGGTGCTGCTGGACGACGCCGCGGATCCCGCGCAGGTGCGCACCCTGGTGCCGGAGCGGTCCGACAGCCTGGTGCTGGTCACCTCCCGTGCGCCGCTGGAGCTGCCCGGGGACATCGAGGCCTGGGTGCACCACCTGCCGGTGGGAGCGCTGGACGCCACGGGCACCGAAGAGCTGCTGCGCGCCTCCGCCACGGCCGGCGACGACGCGCCGGGCGAGACGGTCCCCTACGACGCACAGGCCATCGACGAGATCTCCGCACTGTGCGCGGGCCTGCCCCTGGCGCTGCGGGTGGCGGGCTCCGCACTGGAGTCGCGCACCGCCACCGCACTGGCCACGGATCTGGCGGCTTACGCCCCGGCGTCACCCGTGGAGCGTGCGCTGTGGCTGCGCTACGCCGACCAGTCGGAGACCGCGCGGCGGCTGCTGCGCCGGCTGGCGCTGGTGGGCCGGGCGAGCCTGGGGGCGGCGGCCTCGGCGGCGCTGCTCGGCGTCGAGCAGGCCGAGGCGGAGCGGGAGCTGACGACGCTGGCCCGGGCCGGGCTGATCGAGCATGTGCGGGGCCGGCGCTACCGCCTGCACGCCCTGGTGCACCGCTTCGCGCACGACCGGCTGATGGACGAGGAGGAGCCGGGCGAGCGCGGCGCGGCCCAGGAACGGCTGATCCGGGGCTATGCGGAGCTGGCCGACTCGGTCATCCGGCTGGTCGACGGCCGGACATCCACCCGCGCCGACCGCTTCGGCTCGCACGGCTTCACCTCCCTGGACGCGGCGCTGCAGTGGCTGGACGACGAGACCAGCTTCATCACGGCCGCGCTGCGCCACGCCGACCAGGGCGTGGACCAGGCGGCGGTCTCCCATCTGCTGGGCGCGCTGGCCGACTACTGCCTGCTGCGCGGGGACCTCTACCGTCTCGGCGAGCTGAGTGAGCTGACCCGGGCCGTCGGGCAGGGGCTGCTGGTCCGCTCGGTGCAGTGGCGTACGGGTGTGGCGGCCCGGCAGCTCGGCGAACTGGACAAGGCACGGACCACGCTGTCGTCGGTGGTCGATCTGTACTTCGAGGCGCAGCACCCGGCCGGCGCCGCCCGTGCGCTGCGCGATCTGGGCATCACGCTTCAGCAGCAGGGCAATCTGGCGGAGGCCGCGGCCAAGCTTCGTGAGGCACTTCAGCTGCAGTCCGGCGCGGATATGCACGGCGACCGGGCCTGGACGCTGCACGCCCTGGCGGCGGTGGAGCGGGACCGTGCCCAGCTCGCCGACGCCCTCGCCATGCTGCGGGAGGCGCTGGAGCTGCACGAGGAGAGCGAGAGCATCCACGGCCAGGCATGGGCCCACTTCCAGCTCGGCCAGGTGCATCTGCGCAGGGGCGATGTACCGGCGGCGGAGACTGCGCTGCAGGCCGCGATGGGGCTCTACGGCCGTACGCACGACGAGCGCGGCGAGGCCTGGGCGATGACGCAGCTGGCGCGCGCCCGGTTGGTGGACGGCGAGCCGGGTCCCGCGGTGGACCAGCTCCGGCAGGCTCTGCCGCTGCACCACCAGCACGAGGACGCCCGTGGCGAGGCCTGGACCATGTACTACCTGGGCCAGGCGCTGGAGGAGCGCGGCGAGCACGATGCGGCGCTGCGGCAGCTGGAGCGGTCGCGGACGATGTTCAGCCGGATGCAGGACGGCTACGGCCTGGCCTGCGCCCGGCATCACTCCGGTCGGGTCACCCGCGATCTGCGGGCGGAGCAGACCGGCTCGCTGCGCAACAGCGGCTTCGCCCGGCAGCTGCTGCAGGACGCCCGTAAGGACTTCCAGCGGATAGGGGTCCCGCACGGGGAGGCGTGGTCCTGCCTGGAGCTGCTGATCATCGACGCCGGCAACGGCCGGGCTGCGCAGGCGCTGGAGCTGGCCGACGAGGCGGCGGGCCTGTTCGCGGGCTACGGCGACCGGCGGGGCGAGGACTGGGCACGGTTCCTGCGCTGCACGCTGCTGCCGCTCGCCTCGCCGGGTGGCAGCGTGGTGGGCGCGGCCGTCGCCCAGGAGGAGCTGGCGCAGCTGATCCGCGAGAAGCATGCGGCCCGCGATTCCAAGCTGGAGGACTGCGCGGAGGCGTTCGCGCTGCTGCTGGACCGCGGGGTGGAGCCGGAGACGGGGTGGCAGGCATGGCGGCTCGGCATGGTGCCCAACCGCCATGCGCGCGAGGTCATGGGGGTGCCGGTCGGCCCGGCCGCGGCGGAGTGA
- a CDS encoding thioredoxin domain-containing protein has protein sequence MPNRLAQETSPYLLQHADNPVDWWPWSADAFDEARRRGVPVLLSVGYSSCHWCHVMAHESFEDPATAALLNEHFVAVKVDREERPDVDAVYMEAVQAATGQGGWPMTVFLTPDAEPFYFGTYFPPEPRHGMPSFGQILEGVRSAWTDRRGEVGEVAGRIVADLAGRSLTESLPADRRPPRPEELHGALMGLTREFDTVNGGFGSAPKFPPSMVLEFLLRHHARTGSEGALEMVQATCAAMARGGIYDQLGGGFARYAVDATWTVPHFEKMLYDNALLCRVYAHLWRSTGSDVARRIAVETADFMVRELRTDQGGFASALDADSDDGSGTGRHVEGAYYVWTPEQLRAVLGEEDAEFAAVHFGVTEEGTFEEGASVLQLPGAEGPVDADRVASVKQRLLAAREERPRPGRDDKVVASWNGLAIAALAETGAYFDRPDLIQAATDAADLLVRVHMDWQARLHRTSRDGAPGANSGVLEDYADVAEGFLTLASVTGEGVWVEFAGFFLDTVLLQFTTEDGALYDTAADAEALIRRPQDPTDNATPSGWTAAAGALLSYAALTGSDLHRNAAERALGIVTALGGRAPRFIGWGLAVAEAALDGPREVAVVGPQGDPATVALHRAALLGTAPGAAVALGEPGVDEVPLLQDRPLVDGKPAAYVCRRFTCERPTTDPEELAERLGG, from the coding sequence ATGCCGAACCGCCTGGCTCAAGAGACTTCCCCCTATCTGCTCCAACACGCCGACAACCCGGTCGACTGGTGGCCGTGGTCGGCCGACGCATTCGACGAAGCACGGCGGCGCGGCGTGCCGGTCCTGCTCAGCGTCGGCTACAGCTCGTGTCACTGGTGCCATGTGATGGCGCACGAAAGTTTCGAGGACCCGGCCACCGCGGCCCTGCTCAACGAGCACTTCGTGGCCGTCAAGGTGGACCGCGAGGAGCGTCCGGACGTCGATGCCGTCTACATGGAGGCCGTGCAGGCCGCCACCGGCCAGGGCGGCTGGCCCATGACCGTCTTCCTCACCCCGGACGCCGAGCCCTTCTACTTCGGTACGTACTTCCCGCCCGAGCCGCGCCACGGCATGCCGTCCTTCGGGCAGATCCTGGAGGGGGTACGCAGCGCCTGGACCGACCGGCGCGGCGAGGTCGGCGAGGTCGCAGGCCGGATCGTCGCCGACCTGGCCGGCCGGTCCCTGACCGAGTCGCTGCCCGCGGACCGGCGGCCCCCGCGCCCCGAGGAGCTGCACGGCGCCCTGATGGGCCTGACCCGCGAATTCGACACGGTCAACGGCGGGTTCGGCAGTGCGCCCAAGTTCCCGCCGTCCATGGTGCTGGAATTCCTGCTCCGCCACCACGCCCGTACCGGCTCCGAAGGAGCCCTGGAAATGGTGCAGGCGACCTGTGCGGCGATGGCCCGCGGCGGCATCTACGACCAGCTCGGCGGTGGTTTCGCGCGCTATGCGGTGGACGCCACCTGGACCGTGCCGCACTTCGAGAAGATGCTCTACGACAACGCCCTGCTGTGCCGGGTCTACGCCCATCTGTGGCGGTCCACCGGCTCGGACGTGGCGCGCCGCATCGCCGTCGAGACCGCCGACTTCATGGTCCGTGAACTCCGCACCGACCAGGGCGGTTTCGCGTCCGCACTGGACGCGGACAGCGACGACGGCTCGGGCACCGGCAGGCATGTCGAGGGCGCCTACTACGTCTGGACGCCCGAGCAGCTGCGCGCCGTACTGGGCGAGGAGGACGCGGAGTTCGCCGCCGTCCACTTCGGCGTCACCGAGGAAGGCACCTTCGAGGAGGGCGCCTCGGTCCTCCAGCTCCCGGGTGCCGAAGGCCCGGTGGACGCCGACCGGGTGGCCTCGGTAAAGCAGCGGCTGCTCGCGGCGCGCGAGGAGCGGCCGCGCCCCGGCCGGGACGACAAGGTCGTCGCCTCCTGGAACGGGCTGGCCATCGCCGCGCTCGCCGAGACCGGTGCCTACTTCGACCGGCCGGACCTGATCCAGGCCGCCACCGACGCCGCCGACCTGCTGGTACGCGTCCACATGGACTGGCAGGCCCGGCTGCACCGCACCTCCCGCGACGGCGCGCCCGGCGCCAACTCCGGTGTCCTGGAGGACTACGCCGATGTCGCGGAGGGCTTCCTCACCCTGGCCTCCGTCACCGGGGAGGGCGTCTGGGTGGAGTTCGCGGGCTTCTTCCTGGACACCGTGCTGCTCCAGTTCACCACCGAGGACGGCGCGCTCTACGACACCGCGGCCGATGCCGAGGCCCTGATCCGCCGTCCCCAGGACCCGACCGACAATGCGACGCCCTCCGGGTGGACCGCGGCGGCCGGTGCCCTGCTGTCGTACGCGGCGCTGACCGGCAGCGACCTCCACCGGAACGCCGCGGAACGGGCCCTGGGCATCGTCACCGCGCTCGGCGGCCGGGCCCCGCGCTTCATCGGATGGGGGCTGGCCGTCGCCGAGGCCGCGCTGGACGGCCCGCGCGAGGTCGCCGTCGTCGGCCCGCAGGGCGATCCAGCCACCGTCGCGCTGCACCGCGCCGCGCTGCTCGGCACCGCCCCGGGGGCGGCCGTCGCGCTGGGCGAACCCGGGGTGGACGAGGTGCCGCTCCTCCAGGACCGCCCCCTGGTCGACGGCAAACCCGCCGCCTACGTCTGCCGCCGCTTCACCTGCGAGCGGCCGACGACGGATCCGGAGGAGCTGGCGGAACGGCTCGGGGGGTAG
- a CDS encoding NADP-dependent oxidoreductase: protein MTPRTHREVRLAARPQGPVTDDLFEIVEVPVPEPGPGQVLVRNTVMGVAAVMRTLMDETSVVPMPSYKIGEPLHGSAVGEVVAAPGTDLKPGDLVEHHFGWREYAVVDADQAQRLDPGLLPDPAACLSQGPTAWMGMVHGAEVRPGDTVFVTGAAGGVGSLAGQIARLRGAARIIGSTGSQEKADRLIKELGYDAVVIRGAGPIEEQLRTAAPEGIDAVFDNVGGEQLQAALALANRGARIAIVGALSSQLGGEGKPTTVEIDTLSLLSRSITLRGVALYDHLDLIPEWNQRFGEGLRDGTLTFPHARLQGLEQAPRALRELTEGRHLGAVIVEL from the coding sequence ATGACACCTCGCACACACCGTGAAGTCCGCCTGGCCGCCCGCCCGCAGGGGCCCGTCACCGATGATCTCTTCGAGATCGTGGAGGTGCCGGTTCCGGAACCCGGACCCGGCCAGGTGCTGGTCCGCAACACCGTGATGGGCGTCGCCGCTGTGATGCGCACGCTGATGGACGAGACCAGCGTGGTGCCGATGCCCTCTTACAAGATCGGCGAACCGCTGCACGGGTCCGCCGTCGGTGAGGTGGTCGCCGCCCCGGGGACCGACCTCAAACCCGGCGACCTGGTGGAACACCACTTCGGCTGGCGGGAATACGCCGTGGTGGACGCCGACCAGGCGCAGCGGCTCGATCCGGGCCTGCTGCCCGACCCGGCCGCCTGCCTCTCCCAGGGCCCCACCGCGTGGATGGGCATGGTGCACGGCGCCGAAGTACGCCCCGGCGACACCGTCTTCGTCACCGGTGCGGCGGGCGGGGTGGGCTCCCTGGCGGGCCAGATCGCCCGGCTGCGCGGCGCCGCCCGGATCATCGGCAGTACGGGATCGCAGGAGAAGGCGGACCGGCTGATCAAGGAACTCGGCTATGACGCGGTGGTGATCCGCGGTGCGGGCCCCATCGAGGAGCAACTGCGCACGGCCGCCCCGGAAGGCATCGACGCGGTCTTCGACAACGTCGGCGGCGAACAGCTGCAGGCCGCCCTCGCCCTCGCCAACCGGGGGGCCCGGATCGCCATCGTCGGAGCGCTCTCCAGCCAGCTCGGCGGGGAGGGCAAACCCACCACCGTCGAGATCGACACCCTCTCGCTGCTCTCCCGCAGCATCACCCTGCGCGGCGTCGCCCTGTACGACCACCTGGACCTGATCCCGGAGTGGAACCAGCGGTTCGGCGAGGGGCTGCGCGACGGCACCCTCACCTTCCCGCACGCCCGGCTGCAGGGGCTCGAACAGGCGCCGCGGGCACTGCGCGAGCTGACCGAGGGTCGCCATCTGGGTGCGGTGATCGTGGAGTTGTGA
- a CDS encoding amidase yields MTTLLGQRSLVQEAAALRAGTDDPVDAANRSCDRIDAVDPQVRAFVPEDGRRTRLLEAARRIAAAAPPAADARPVLYGVPVGIKDIVHADGLPTRAGSELPPEVLTGPQATVVGRLCAAGALIAGKTVTAEFAVTAPGPTRNPHNPAHTPGGSSSGSAAAVAAGMVPLAIGTQTVGSMIRPAAYCGVVGFKPSYGRIPVDGVIPNAASFDTLGCYATEVAGVALAASVLVDGWRAQDGAGRTELPVLGVPAGPYLERADAEALRAFAEQCELLRAAGYVVHEVPVMDDFEQIVDQLFTMNRYEVARAHADWFARYGDRYRPETTSAIRQGHTIGDAAYEAARERRQAFRARLAADRAAAGIDLWTAPSATGPAPAGLTTTGSSIMCLPWSNAGLPSVSVPAGRAANGLPLGLQLVGGFGADEDLLYGAAGIERVLNAADPGHGDSRPDPAQRG; encoded by the coding sequence GTGACGACCTTGCTCGGGCAGCGATCCCTTGTCCAGGAGGCCGCGGCGCTACGGGCCGGCACGGACGACCCCGTCGACGCGGCGAACCGTTCGTGTGACCGTATCGACGCCGTCGATCCGCAGGTGCGGGCCTTTGTGCCCGAGGACGGGCGGCGTACGCGGCTTCTTGAGGCGGCGCGCCGGATCGCGGCGGCCGCTCCCCCCGCGGCCGACGCCCGGCCGGTCCTGTACGGCGTTCCCGTAGGCATCAAGGACATCGTGCATGCCGACGGGCTGCCCACCCGCGCGGGCTCGGAGCTGCCACCCGAAGTACTCACCGGCCCGCAGGCCACGGTCGTCGGCCGGCTGTGCGCCGCCGGTGCGCTGATCGCGGGCAAGACGGTCACCGCGGAGTTCGCGGTGACCGCCCCGGGGCCGACCCGCAATCCGCACAACCCGGCGCATACGCCCGGCGGTTCGAGCAGCGGCTCCGCGGCCGCGGTCGCCGCCGGGATGGTGCCGCTGGCCATCGGGACACAGACCGTCGGCTCGATGATCCGGCCCGCCGCCTACTGCGGAGTCGTCGGCTTCAAGCCGAGCTACGGGCGCATACCGGTCGACGGGGTGATCCCCAACGCGGCGAGTTTTGACACCCTCGGGTGCTACGCCACGGAGGTGGCCGGTGTCGCGCTGGCGGCGTCGGTGCTGGTCGACGGCTGGCGGGCACAGGACGGTGCGGGCCGGACGGAGCTCCCGGTACTGGGCGTGCCGGCCGGCCCCTACCTGGAGCGCGCCGACGCCGAGGCGCTGCGGGCGTTCGCGGAGCAGTGCGAGCTGCTGCGGGCCGCCGGGTACGTCGTCCACGAGGTGCCGGTGATGGACGACTTCGAGCAGATCGTGGACCAGCTGTTCACGATGAACCGCTACGAGGTCGCCCGGGCCCACGCCGACTGGTTCGCGCGCTACGGCGACCGCTACCGCCCGGAGACCACCTCGGCCATCCGACAGGGACACACCATCGGGGACGCCGCCTACGAAGCCGCCCGGGAGCGGCGTCAGGCCTTCCGCGCCCGGCTCGCGGCGGACCGCGCCGCGGCGGGCATCGACCTGTGGACCGCACCGTCGGCCACCGGCCCCGCGCCTGCCGGTCTCACCACCACGGGCAGCTCGATCATGTGCCTGCCCTGGAGCAACGCCGGGCTGCCGTCCGTCAGCGTGCCCGCCGGCCGCGCCGCCAACGGGCTGCCGCTCGGGCTCCAACTCGTCGGCGGTTTCGGCGCGGACGAGGACCTGCTGTACGGGGCGGCGGGGATCGAGCGAGTACTGAACGCCGCGGACCCCGGACACGGGGACAGCAGGCCGGACCCGGCGCAGAGGGGCTGA
- a CDS encoding MerR family transcriptional regulator, whose translation MRIGDAAVAAGMTPRALRYYEQQGLVTARRTPSGHRVYDAEDIRRLRAVRALRDAGLTVGDVRAFAHLLHTMPADDVPDLIPRDPASGRCPAMEEVARRRLADLDARIERLSQLRARLAARLGEPVAAAPEPGERGKQPGPGATVRAGADSGPIFRLDAALPPGAAALRA comes from the coding sequence ATGCGTATCGGGGACGCCGCGGTGGCCGCCGGCATGACGCCGCGGGCGCTGCGCTACTACGAGCAGCAGGGGCTGGTGACCGCCCGGAGGACACCGTCAGGTCACCGGGTGTACGACGCCGAGGACATCCGCCGGCTGAGGGCGGTGCGCGCACTGCGGGACGCGGGGCTGACGGTGGGGGATGTGCGCGCGTTCGCGCATCTGCTGCACACGATGCCGGCCGACGACGTACCGGATCTCATTCCCCGGGACCCTGCCTCCGGCCGCTGTCCGGCCATGGAAGAGGTGGCCCGGCGCCGGCTCGCCGACCTGGACGCCCGTATCGAGCGGCTGTCGCAATTACGGGCACGACTCGCGGCACGCCTGGGCGAACCGGTTGCCGCGGCGCCGGAGCCGGGGGAGCGGGGGAAGCAGCCCGGGCCGGGCGCCACGGTCCGCGCCGGGGCGGACAGCGGCCCGATCTTCCGGCTGGATGCCGCGCTGCCTCCGGGCGCCGCCGCCCTCAGAGCGTGA
- a CDS encoding TetR family transcriptional regulator — protein sequence MLRMAVRSSATTPTGTPQPQPGRRERKKIQTRQAIRRAAYRLFEEQGYDTTPVDQIAAAADVSPSTVFRYFPAKEDIVLTDEYDAVLENGIRARPADEPVIESVRQVSVEALRAMSAEERGELVQRVRLIHEVPAVRGRTAEHTARDAAMLTAVLAERSGRPADDLQLRVISAAILAALQEALLHWGESGRTGVPEESVHRALEVLERGLTL from the coding sequence ATGCTGCGCATGGCCGTACGCAGCTCTGCCACCACGCCGACCGGGACACCGCAGCCGCAGCCCGGGCGACGGGAGCGGAAGAAGATCCAGACCCGGCAGGCGATCCGGCGGGCCGCCTACCGGCTCTTCGAGGAACAGGGGTACGACACGACCCCCGTCGACCAGATCGCCGCGGCCGCGGACGTCTCCCCGAGTACGGTCTTCCGCTACTTCCCCGCCAAGGAAGACATCGTGCTCACGGACGAGTACGACGCCGTACTGGAGAACGGAATCCGGGCCCGGCCCGCGGACGAGCCGGTGATCGAATCGGTGCGGCAGGTCAGCGTCGAGGCACTGCGCGCGATGTCCGCCGAGGAGCGTGGCGAACTCGTCCAGCGCGTCCGGCTGATCCATGAGGTGCCCGCCGTCCGGGGCCGTACGGCGGAGCACACCGCACGGGACGCCGCGATGCTCACCGCCGTACTGGCGGAGCGCTCCGGACGGCCGGCCGACGACCTGCAGCTGCGGGTGATCAGCGCCGCGATCCTGGCCGCGCTGCAGGAGGCACTGCTGCACTGGGGCGAGAGCGGCCGGACCGGCGTTCCCGAGGAGTCGGTCCACCGTGCCTTGGAGGTACTGGAGCGCGGCCTCACGCTCTGA
- a CDS encoding hemolysin III family protein: MTSAPDAAESQTPCAPPATAAVAAAAAPLKPKLRGWLHAGMFPAVLLSGVILTALADSPRGRLACAIYTMTACLLFGVSALYHRGNWGPRADGVLRRLDHANIFLIIAGTYTPLTMLLMPGSRGQTLLWAVWAAALAGIAFRVFWVGAPRWLYTPCYIAMGWAAVFFLPDFLRTGGVAVLVLVIVGGLLYSAGGVIYGIKRPNPSPRWFGFHEVFHSFTLAAFVVHYIGISLVAYSHA, from the coding sequence ATGACTTCCGCGCCCGACGCCGCCGAGAGCCAGACCCCCTGCGCGCCGCCCGCGACCGCGGCGGTCGCCGCCGCGGCCGCGCCCCTCAAGCCCAAACTGCGCGGCTGGCTGCACGCCGGGATGTTTCCCGCCGTGCTCCTCTCCGGGGTCATACTGACCGCCCTCGCCGACAGCCCCCGCGGCCGCCTGGCCTGCGCCATCTACACCATGACCGCCTGCCTGCTCTTCGGGGTCAGCGCCCTTTACCACCGGGGCAATTGGGGGCCGCGGGCCGACGGCGTGCTGCGCCGGCTCGACCACGCCAATATCTTCCTGATCATCGCGGGCACCTATACGCCGCTGACGATGCTGCTCATGCCCGGCTCCCGCGGCCAGACGCTGCTCTGGGCGGTCTGGGCGGCCGCACTGGCCGGGATCGCCTTCCGGGTCTTCTGGGTCGGCGCTCCACGCTGGCTCTACACCCCCTGCTACATCGCCATGGGCTGGGCCGCCGTCTTCTTCCTGCCCGACTTCCTGCGCACCGGCGGCGTCGCCGTGCTGGTACTGGTCATCGTCGGCGGGCTGCTCTACAGCGCGGGCGGCGTGATCTACGGGATCAAGCGCCCCAACCCCTCACCTCGGTGGTTCGGCTTCCACGAGGTCTTCCACTCCTTCACGCTGGCGGCGTTCGTCGTGCACTACATCGGCATCTCCCTGGTGGCCTATTCGCACGCCTGA